One stretch of Desulfomonile tiedjei DNA includes these proteins:
- a CDS encoding ABC transporter substrate-binding protein yields the protein MRTKARLLYCVLVVLAFLVVPLTVAAAEQPILLGCPLATAFLYGWDSERAIKLAVDEINAAGGVKVGDKKQPFAVEVIDTRDLEAAVPVSEALLAVEKLILEKKVNFLVGGPVRSEAALAVMPLLVKHKMISILTTGALTPKYNEIIAANPDKFKYCFRISGEAKWMVMGELVPCLEEIGKKFNLNRLMIMVQDVAHARAGGDILKKVMSGKGWQVLGDPVVYPTGTTDYSMGLLEAKKQNAQVIIIWMDMPESAILLKQWHDMKIPALPFGTIIAAAEQPGFWKATEGKGEFCLANVVNAGNAPSNATPWTQKFVDAYKAKYGLEPEGYGTSSSYMSVYVLKDAIERAGTLDPDKVADAILKTDIMGVYGRIRFDPKTHQVIPSVDPNEGAVGTIFQWQAGKRVVVFPPKIAVGEILLPPWMKK from the coding sequence ATGCGTACCAAAGCAAGGCTACTCTACTGTGTGCTTGTCGTCCTGGCGTTCCTGGTTGTCCCTCTCACAGTTGCGGCGGCGGAACAGCCCATCCTCCTCGGCTGTCCTCTTGCCACTGCATTCCTTTACGGCTGGGACTCTGAGCGGGCTATCAAACTTGCAGTTGACGAGATCAACGCCGCCGGCGGGGTCAAAGTGGGAGACAAAAAACAGCCCTTCGCTGTAGAGGTGATCGACACTAGGGACCTTGAGGCGGCCGTCCCGGTGAGCGAGGCCCTCCTCGCAGTTGAGAAGCTCATTTTGGAGAAAAAGGTGAACTTCCTCGTCGGGGGCCCGGTGCGCTCTGAGGCAGCGCTTGCTGTCATGCCGCTGCTCGTCAAACACAAGATGATCTCCATCCTTACCACCGGAGCGCTCACACCCAAATACAACGAAATAATCGCCGCTAACCCGGACAAGTTTAAGTACTGCTTCCGCATCTCCGGTGAGGCGAAATGGATGGTCATGGGCGAACTGGTTCCGTGCCTCGAAGAAATCGGCAAGAAGTTCAACCTCAATAGGCTCATGATCATGGTTCAAGATGTCGCCCACGCACGTGCCGGGGGTGACATTCTGAAAAAAGTCATGTCAGGCAAAGGGTGGCAGGTGCTTGGAGACCCGGTCGTCTACCCGACGGGGACAACCGATTATTCCATGGGGCTACTCGAGGCCAAGAAACAGAATGCACAGGTCATCATTATCTGGATGGACATGCCTGAGTCAGCGATACTGCTCAAGCAGTGGCATGACATGAAGATTCCTGCACTGCCGTTCGGAACAATCATAGCAGCGGCAGAGCAGCCCGGCTTTTGGAAGGCAACTGAGGGCAAGGGAGAGTTCTGCCTGGCCAACGTGGTCAATGCGGGAAATGCTCCGAGCAACGCCACTCCCTGGACCCAGAAGTTCGTCGACGCTTACAAGGCAAAATATGGCCTTGAGCCGGAAGGATACGGGACCTCGTCAAGCTACATGTCGGTCTACGTCTTGAAAGACGCGATCGAACGGGCTGGGACCCTCGACCCGGACAAAGTTGCCGACGCCATCTTGAAGACCGATATAATGGGTGTTTACGGGCGCATCCGATTCGACCCAAAGACCCACCAGGTTATACCGAGCGTCGACCCGAACGAAGGAGCCGTTGGGACGATCTTCCAGTGGCAGGCTGGGAAGAGAGTTGTGGTTTTTCCTCCGAAGATAGCAGTGGGTGAGATCCTCCTCCCGCCCTGGATGAAAAAGTAA
- a CDS encoding branched-chain amino acid ABC transporter permease: MDILIYGIINSVALVLMALGFTLVYGVSRLPNFAHGALYVLTGYITWLLLNRVGLNYPLSMVIALAITGLIGAGMYHFILVRVRGMAISEIIASYAIGLAILEGLRWGGLKGGTFTLPPFVEGSVLLFGVSVDYQRIIVVVAGVALVGLLLLFVSGTKLGLALKGMAQDEQAAMTLGIDSDRMAVVAMAVGSVLAGAAALVLLPLASIIVETGYNVLVMAVAVCIVGGLGSWNGAILAAFLIGFAQILTVVFLGAHYQIAVALIAIIFTLIIRPSGLFGRQKELEERV, from the coding sequence ATGGACATACTCATCTATGGCATCATTAACAGCGTTGCACTGGTTCTAATGGCCCTCGGGTTCACGCTCGTGTATGGGGTGAGCCGTCTGCCAAACTTCGCGCACGGTGCTCTATACGTGCTCACGGGATACATAACGTGGCTGCTCCTGAACCGGGTGGGGCTGAACTATCCGCTCTCCATGGTGATTGCACTGGCTATCACCGGCCTGATAGGCGCGGGGATGTACCACTTCATCTTGGTGCGGGTTCGGGGCATGGCAATTTCGGAGATCATCGCGTCGTATGCAATCGGCCTGGCAATCCTTGAGGGGTTGCGCTGGGGCGGGCTCAAGGGTGGGACGTTCACACTACCTCCGTTCGTGGAAGGGAGTGTGCTGTTGTTTGGTGTGTCGGTCGACTACCAACGGATCATAGTGGTGGTGGCTGGAGTGGCGCTGGTTGGCCTCCTATTGCTTTTTGTGAGCGGGACAAAACTGGGGCTTGCTCTCAAAGGAATGGCTCAGGATGAGCAGGCCGCGATGACCCTCGGGATCGACTCAGACCGGATGGCTGTTGTGGCAATGGCCGTAGGGTCTGTGCTGGCCGGAGCCGCCGCGCTCGTACTGCTACCGTTGGCGAGCATCATTGTGGAAACGGGGTACAATGTGCTTGTCATGGCCGTGGCAGTATGCATCGTGGGAGGGCTCGGCAGCTGGAACGGGGCAATATTGGCGGCGTTCCTCATCGGGTTTGCGCAGATCCTGACAGTGGTGTTTCTCGGGGCGCACTATCAGATCGCAGTTGCACTCATAGCGATCATTTTCACACTGATCATAAGGCCCAGCGGGCTGTTCGGGCGACAGAAGGAACTTGAGGAGAGGGTGTGA
- a CDS encoding branched-chain amino acid ABC transporter permease, which translates to MADETQDRRKERLDRGIKVRTDGVYAISSWVEITYLILPRLALIVGLLVLPLVLTRFPYWQRVVSIIGIYALLAIGFDFLANYVGLVSLGGGLYIGVGAYIAALLNSHFGLPIYVTVPVATVLGGALCAAILWPCLPLRGVYFAIVSLMYPLLAGRVIEALNIFGGTDGIIGLDGFSSGWVEQYLLIACVLVVLFLLRRMVTEDVGLVFRGVKDNDQAVKASAINITTYKALGVFIAAALGCLGGAFLAHIYMWAGISQFALDFSIIPIAATVVGGGGTLVGAVIGCVILVPISEALRDFGTLRIAVYALILTGFIVFKSEGIMTYITRKYEQTERWVEI; encoded by the coding sequence ATGGCCGACGAAACGCAGGACCGCCGCAAGGAGCGGCTGGATAGAGGGATCAAAGTGCGAACGGACGGCGTGTATGCGATATCCTCGTGGGTGGAAATCACGTACCTCATCCTCCCGAGGCTGGCGCTAATCGTAGGGCTTCTTGTTTTGCCGCTCGTCCTGACGCGCTTTCCGTACTGGCAGCGGGTCGTCTCGATCATTGGCATATATGCGCTTCTGGCTATCGGGTTCGATTTCCTGGCCAATTACGTGGGTTTGGTTTCGCTGGGTGGAGGCCTCTACATCGGGGTGGGCGCGTACATCGCGGCGCTTCTGAATTCGCACTTCGGGTTGCCGATTTACGTCACCGTGCCGGTGGCGACGGTTCTTGGAGGCGCCCTGTGCGCTGCGATTCTGTGGCCCTGTCTACCGCTTCGAGGGGTCTATTTCGCGATCGTGAGCCTGATGTATCCTCTCCTGGCCGGCAGGGTCATCGAAGCGTTGAATATATTCGGCGGCACGGACGGGATCATAGGATTGGACGGATTTTCCAGCGGGTGGGTCGAGCAGTACCTCCTGATCGCGTGTGTCCTTGTGGTCCTATTCTTGCTCCGTCGGATGGTGACCGAAGACGTAGGGCTGGTCTTCCGAGGAGTGAAGGACAACGATCAGGCGGTGAAAGCGTCGGCGATCAACATCACCACGTACAAGGCGCTGGGGGTATTTATCGCTGCGGCTCTGGGGTGTCTGGGTGGCGCATTTCTGGCCCACATATACATGTGGGCGGGGATTTCGCAGTTCGCTCTCGATTTCTCGATCATTCCCATTGCGGCCACAGTTGTGGGAGGTGGCGGCACGCTGGTGGGGGCTGTGATTGGGTGCGTGATCCTTGTGCCCATAAGCGAAGCGCTACGCGATTTCGGCACGCTGCGCATCGCTGTGTACGCTCTGATCCTCACCGGTTTTATCGTGTTCAAGAGCGAAGGGATCATGACCTACATCACGCGGAAATACGAACAGACAGAGCGTTGGGTGGAGATTTGA
- a CDS encoding ATP-binding cassette domain-containing protein, translating into MSGETLLRVENVSKAFGGVLALSAVDLDVHRGDIVGIIGPNGSGKTTLVNAITGFIKVDHGRVSFKGQEITNWKPHKIADLGLTRTFQVMRPYYSLPAFKNLIVPLFSRRARRTGGWRGGGKMGSRDTVAVDILEEIGFERDSYVPYKVASSLPTGYLKRLELARCLALRPEVVICDEVFSGLSMSEMASMVPLIEKLQMEGITLIMVEHRLRELFRLANRVVVLNFGCKIAEGTAEEVMAYKEVKEAYFGSEEVLAYV; encoded by the coding sequence ATGAGCGGGGAAACACTCCTACGCGTCGAGAACGTGAGTAAGGCCTTCGGCGGTGTGCTGGCACTGTCGGCAGTGGACCTGGACGTACACCGGGGCGACATCGTCGGCATCATCGGCCCGAACGGTTCTGGCAAGACCACGCTTGTCAACGCCATTACCGGATTCATCAAGGTGGACCACGGACGGGTCTCGTTCAAGGGCCAGGAGATCACCAACTGGAAGCCCCACAAGATAGCTGACCTGGGACTCACCCGTACGTTCCAGGTGATGCGGCCTTATTATAGCCTCCCCGCGTTCAAGAACCTTATTGTGCCACTTTTTTCGCGCAGGGCCCGCCGCACGGGCGGCTGGCGCGGCGGTGGCAAGATGGGCAGCCGAGACACAGTCGCTGTTGACATTCTTGAGGAAATCGGCTTTGAACGCGATTCGTACGTCCCCTACAAGGTGGCGTCGTCGCTGCCCACCGGGTACTTGAAACGCCTGGAACTTGCACGCTGCCTGGCCCTGCGGCCAGAGGTGGTGATCTGCGACGAGGTTTTCTCCGGACTGAGCATGAGCGAGATGGCCAGCATGGTTCCGCTTATCGAGAAGCTCCAAATGGAGGGCATCACGCTCATCATGGTGGAACACCGCCTCAGGGAATTGTTTCGCCTGGCCAACCGGGTGGTGGTCCTCAACTTTGGCTGCAAGATCGCGGAGGGGACTGCCGAGGAGGTGATGGCCTACAAAGAGGTAAAAGAGGCCTACTTCGGATCGGAGGAGGTTCTCGCCTATGTTTGA
- a CDS encoding ATP-binding cassette domain-containing protein, translated as MFEARGLMVFYENMLALNNVSLGCGDNNIVGVFGANSAGKSTLMYALSGLILDTQKKEEMAGGERITVRGEVLFQGRSMRSMKPSDRARHGIILCPERRRIFVESTVLENLKIGGYLATARQTADTIEYVFTIFPALKRLTKRLGGFLSGGEQQMLAIGRALMAQPKLLLLDEPLLGLSPVVQYLLSKAIKEIRDQRNISIIVSEQYARPIMPIIEYGYILENGSAVVEGTNQELMDNPDVKAAYFGS; from the coding sequence ATGTTTGAAGCCAGAGGTCTAATGGTGTTCTATGAGAACATGCTGGCACTCAACAACGTCAGCCTCGGCTGCGGCGACAACAATATCGTCGGAGTGTTCGGGGCAAACAGCGCTGGTAAGTCCACGCTCATGTACGCGCTCTCAGGCCTGATTTTGGACACTCAGAAAAAAGAAGAGATGGCCGGTGGGGAACGGATCACCGTGCGAGGTGAAGTCCTCTTTCAAGGCCGCTCCATGAGGTCCATGAAGCCGTCGGATCGCGCGCGGCACGGGATCATCTTGTGCCCGGAGCGCCGCCGAATTTTCGTGGAAAGCACGGTCCTGGAGAACCTCAAGATTGGGGGGTACCTGGCGACTGCCCGCCAAACCGCGGACACCATCGAGTACGTCTTCACCATCTTTCCCGCGCTCAAGCGTCTGACTAAGCGGCTTGGCGGTTTTCTCAGCGGCGGAGAGCAGCAGATGCTGGCCATCGGCCGGGCCCTCATGGCGCAACCAAAGCTGCTGCTCCTCGATGAGCCGCTGCTAGGCCTCAGCCCTGTGGTACAGTATCTCCTGTCGAAAGCTATAAAGGAAATCCGCGACCAACGGAACATTTCCATCATCGTTTCGGAGCAGTACGCCAGGCCGATCATGCCGATAATAGAATACGGCTACATCCTGGAAAACGGCTCAGCGGTGGTGGAAGGAACCAACCAGGAACTAATGGATAACCCGGACGTGAAAGCGGCCTACTTCGGGTCGTGA
- a CDS encoding AMP-binding protein: protein MDPEYTFTRFERACEKFPENTAVVFLGDRFSYRQLKEMVDRFATGLAALGVGKGDRVLIYLSNSVQYIIAFLAAQKIGAAVVLVSPIYTSHELEYMINDSGAKTVICHDTNYGYVKEIFGRVAIDHVIVTNLLDLISWPKRWLAFLLDKVPHGKVRGGPETVQFRKLLDQPPNPPHVEIDPAKDLSYILYTGGTTGFPKGVPGNHWGHTSYVNDISDHVFAGHVLEGQDVYIAINPLFHIMALGLFLAVGLNLGNTTILMPVPQVDAILMAIQRYRARWMLGVPTLYRMILENDRQATYDISSLRYCYCGGDVLPREVLARWKERTGVTIFQVYGSTEAGHVTYSRLDAGDPPPMSIGVPLPSRQVKIVDPDTLEPVPAGEPGELVVTSEYSMKEYLNKPGETTASFIPLKDGIYYRTGDYVRSGEHGQIYYVERRADILKHKGYRVSASEVESVLQDHPVVVGACVVGVPDPKVGERIKAIVVLKDDAKGVGAAELINFCSERLASYKVPSYIEFRDMLPKSKVGKLLRREIRDEERRKMEKDKAPAV, encoded by the coding sequence TTGGATCCGGAATATACGTTCACCCGCTTTGAGCGAGCATGCGAGAAATTCCCCGAAAATACCGCGGTGGTGTTCCTGGGCGACCGGTTCAGCTACCGGCAACTGAAAGAAATGGTGGACCGTTTCGCCACAGGCTTGGCCGCGTTGGGGGTCGGTAAGGGAGATCGCGTCCTCATCTATCTGTCCAACTCAGTCCAGTACATTATCGCGTTCTTGGCGGCCCAAAAGATTGGAGCCGCGGTTGTGCTCGTGTCGCCGATTTATACGTCTCACGAACTCGAGTACATGATTAACGACTCAGGCGCGAAAACTGTCATTTGCCACGACACCAATTACGGTTACGTCAAGGAGATTTTTGGGCGCGTAGCGATCGACCACGTGATTGTGACCAATCTCCTGGACCTGATCTCTTGGCCGAAGCGGTGGCTGGCCTTCCTGCTCGACAAGGTCCCACATGGGAAGGTGCGCGGCGGCCCTGAGACCGTTCAGTTCCGCAAACTCCTCGATCAGCCGCCAAATCCGCCTCACGTTGAGATCGATCCGGCCAAGGACCTGTCATACATACTCTATACCGGCGGCACCACCGGATTTCCCAAAGGGGTGCCAGGCAACCACTGGGGTCATACCTCTTACGTGAATGACATCAGCGATCATGTCTTTGCGGGGCACGTTCTCGAGGGTCAAGACGTTTACATTGCAATTAATCCGCTTTTCCACATCATGGCGCTCGGGCTCTTCCTCGCTGTGGGGCTTAACCTCGGCAACACCACGATCCTCATGCCGGTCCCCCAGGTAGATGCCATCTTAATGGCGATCCAGCGTTATCGGGCCCGGTGGATGCTGGGAGTCCCGACCCTGTACCGGATGATTCTGGAAAATGACCGGCAGGCCACGTACGATATCAGTTCACTGCGCTACTGCTACTGTGGCGGAGACGTGCTGCCCCGGGAGGTTCTTGCCCGTTGGAAAGAACGTACCGGAGTAACCATCTTCCAGGTGTACGGCTCCACAGAAGCCGGGCATGTGACTTACTCCCGCCTCGATGCAGGCGATCCGCCGCCGATGTCCATCGGGGTACCGCTGCCCTCTCGTCAGGTTAAGATTGTCGATCCCGACACCCTTGAGCCTGTCCCTGCCGGAGAGCCCGGTGAACTAGTCGTCACCTCCGAATACTCGATGAAAGAGTACCTCAACAAGCCTGGAGAAACCACCGCGTCGTTTATTCCCCTTAAAGACGGGATTTATTACCGCACCGGCGACTACGTGCGTTCGGGAGAGCATGGGCAGATCTACTACGTGGAAAGACGCGCTGATATTCTAAAACACAAGGGCTACCGGGTCTCCGCGTCCGAAGTCGAGTCGGTCCTCCAGGACCATCCTGTGGTGGTGGGAGCATGCGTGGTGGGCGTTCCCGACCCCAAGGTGGGTGAACGTATCAAGGCCATAGTGGTACTCAAGGACGATGCAAAGGGAGTCGGCGCTGCGGAGCTGATCAACTTCTGCTCCGAGCGACTCGCTTCTTACAAGGTACCTTCGTACATCGAATTCCGGGACATGCTTCCCAAATCCAAAGTGGGCAAACTCCTGCGCCGGGAGATCCGGGACGAAGAACGACGCAAGATGGAAAAGGACAAGGCTCCCGCGGTCTGA
- a CDS encoding amidohydrolase: MKVLDIHIHVGRREHLTPRFIEYYSQTQDAARLELLDALTPAVFSDFLAAEQVDNAVILSEYSPHVTGVTPSEFTADFCDGSDRLIPFGSIDIDSKVNAADQTEHAVKELGCRGLKLLPSYGRYYPDDPRILPAYEAARDLNIPIMFHTGTSVFPGTRIRYANPLLLDDIADEFADLRIVMCHGGRPFWYKEAEWMLRRHKNVHIDISGIPPRQLPTIFTKMEQFQERFVFGSDWPNVMSIAEQVRQIQALPLSESTVKAILWDNAARLLGVG, from the coding sequence TTGAAAGTCCTAGACATTCATATTCATGTTGGTCGTCGTGAACATCTTACGCCCCGCTTCATCGAATATTATTCGCAAACACAGGATGCGGCACGGCTTGAACTGCTGGACGCTCTGACACCCGCAGTTTTTAGCGATTTCTTGGCTGCCGAACAAGTGGATAACGCGGTGATACTTTCGGAATATTCGCCTCACGTTACGGGCGTGACCCCTAGTGAATTCACGGCGGATTTCTGCGACGGTTCCGATAGACTAATCCCCTTCGGGTCCATAGACATTGACTCCAAAGTGAACGCCGCGGACCAAACGGAGCATGCGGTCAAAGAACTGGGATGTCGAGGCCTCAAACTGCTGCCGTCGTACGGCCGATACTACCCGGACGACCCAAGAATACTGCCTGCGTATGAAGCCGCCAGGGACTTGAACATCCCCATAATGTTTCATACAGGAACTTCGGTTTTCCCGGGTACTCGAATCCGATACGCGAATCCCCTGTTACTGGACGACATTGCAGATGAATTCGCTGACCTTCGAATTGTAATGTGCCATGGAGGAAGGCCGTTCTGGTACAAGGAAGCTGAATGGATGCTCCGTCGGCATAAAAATGTTCATATTGACATATCGGGAATACCGCCGAGGCAGTTGCCGACAATCTTCACCAAGATGGAGCAGTTTCAAGAGCGGTTTGTCTTCGGAAGTGACTGGCCGAATGTCATGTCCATAGCTGAACAAGTCAGGCAAATACAGGCATTGCCTCTAAGCGAATCGACCGTCAAAGCGATCCTTTGGGACAATGCGGCCCGATTGCTGGGCGTCGGATAA
- a CDS encoding cupin domain-containing protein gives MNKGTETKRKRKSNARNDETASEHVKHSVNRRSFLTGLTLVAGGALATPLLFSSAGEATPAQTPGAGGKETTALPDFRFPLIQQPARVLPGGSAREATAVEFPVSKNIAGVLMTLKPGGLRELHWHANAAEWAYVIEGNVRVTIVDPQGRIEIADFGPGDIWYFPRGHAHSIQGLGLGPGEAKFLLVFDNGYFSEFATFSFSDWLAQTPKEIVAKNLNVPVAALTDLPKKEVYIAQGPVPPPLPVVPLSGRGTMLAPPLTHKYSLRSQKPFRKYPDGEVRLASAKEFPISKTMTGALLNLDAGALRELHWHPNADEWQYMLSGKIRLTVFASHGLAEVVELSAGDIGFAPMGYGHALENVGDAPAEVLIVFNSGEYQEISLSTVLTTNPAYLLETNFNLPKAVIDQLPKKQEFITTGGKGR, from the coding sequence ATGAATAAAGGCACAGAGACCAAGAGGAAAAGAAAATCAAATGCTCGGAACGACGAGACTGCATCGGAGCATGTGAAACACTCGGTCAACCGGCGAAGTTTTCTCACGGGATTGACGTTGGTTGCGGGAGGGGCGTTGGCGACTCCTTTGTTGTTTTCGTCCGCGGGAGAAGCAACTCCGGCTCAGACCCCGGGCGCAGGCGGGAAGGAGACGACAGCATTGCCCGACTTCCGTTTCCCGCTTATTCAACAACCGGCTCGGGTGCTGCCGGGAGGCTCTGCGCGAGAGGCCACAGCCGTGGAGTTTCCAGTGTCAAAGAACATCGCGGGCGTGCTCATGACCCTTAAACCAGGCGGCCTTCGGGAACTTCATTGGCATGCCAATGCGGCTGAATGGGCGTATGTGATCGAAGGTAACGTTCGCGTGACTATCGTCGATCCGCAGGGCCGCATAGAAATCGCAGACTTCGGGCCTGGAGACATCTGGTACTTTCCGCGCGGCCATGCACACTCGATTCAGGGCCTTGGTCTGGGGCCGGGAGAGGCCAAGTTCTTGCTCGTCTTTGACAACGGCTATTTTTCGGAGTTCGCCACGTTCAGCTTCTCGGACTGGCTGGCCCAAACGCCCAAAGAAATCGTGGCTAAGAATCTCAACGTCCCGGTCGCGGCCCTCACAGACCTCCCCAAGAAGGAGGTTTACATAGCACAAGGTCCTGTGCCGCCGCCATTGCCGGTGGTTCCTCTCTCCGGGCGGGGAACGATGCTGGCTCCTCCGCTCACTCACAAGTATTCGCTCCGTTCGCAAAAACCGTTCAGGAAATACCCTGACGGCGAGGTTCGTCTGGCTTCGGCCAAGGAGTTCCCCATTTCGAAGACCATGACCGGAGCGCTGCTCAATCTCGACGCGGGCGCTCTCCGCGAACTTCACTGGCACCCGAACGCGGATGAATGGCAATACATGCTTTCCGGCAAGATCCGCCTCACGGTCTTCGCGTCCCACGGTTTGGCCGAGGTAGTGGAACTTAGCGCGGGTGACATAGGTTTCGCGCCTATGGGATACGGTCACGCTCTGGAAAACGTGGGTGATGCGCCGGCGGAAGTCCTCATCGTTTTCAATAGTGGCGAGTACCAGGAAATAAGCCTCAGTACGGTGCTTACCACTAATCCGGCTTATCTCCTGGAGACCAACTTCAATTTGCCCAAGGCAGTTATCGACCAGCTGCCTAAAAAACAGGAATTCATCACTACCGGTGGGAAAGGCCGGTGA
- a CDS encoding SH3 domain-containing protein translates to MNFAAKISLVLVVTVPLLLLGYSVFSAPVFAAEPTAPGAGVGQSQTAGTKSLDSEVLASVGAGDINRLQALLNQGANVNAKDANGISALAAAAYLGNTEVVRVLLSYGAIDSDGSALGFAQAGGHTRVYELLAQSVQTRMSARPQAGAVPGKGMAGGRSMDAVVTSVDRPDNCLRIRSGPNKSHQLVGCAALGEKMMVTGMVRNGWVQVQSPVQGWVFGRQIKAEGLFPAKAATRGSRASEESDDSEFYEWPESEEYVVREPEMYYYEGPDSGYYVQPSPGVVVPPRRPFRPGVGVEVGPLRFGIAPALPRPLP, encoded by the coding sequence ATGAATTTTGCAGCCAAAATCTCATTAGTGCTCGTCGTAACCGTGCCCCTCCTGCTGTTGGGGTATTCGGTCTTCTCGGCTCCTGTTTTTGCAGCCGAGCCTACCGCGCCAGGCGCAGGGGTAGGGCAATCCCAAACGGCCGGCACTAAATCGCTCGATTCCGAGGTGCTTGCCTCGGTCGGCGCTGGAGATATAAATCGTTTGCAAGCGCTCCTGAATCAAGGAGCCAATGTCAATGCGAAGGACGCTAACGGAATTTCGGCCCTTGCCGCCGCCGCATACTTGGGGAATACGGAAGTGGTCAGGGTTCTGCTCAGCTATGGAGCGATAGACAGCGATGGGAGTGCTCTTGGCTTTGCTCAGGCAGGTGGCCACACTCGGGTTTACGAGCTTCTTGCCCAATCGGTACAAACCCGGATGAGCGCTCGGCCCCAAGCCGGTGCAGTGCCTGGGAAAGGCATGGCTGGTGGCCGTTCTATGGACGCTGTGGTGACCTCGGTAGATCGCCCGGACAATTGTCTGAGAATCAGGAGCGGTCCGAACAAGTCTCACCAGTTGGTCGGCTGCGCGGCCCTGGGCGAGAAAATGATGGTTACCGGCATGGTTCGGAACGGCTGGGTTCAGGTCCAGTCACCCGTTCAAGGATGGGTGTTTGGCCGCCAGATTAAGGCTGAAGGTTTGTTCCCGGCCAAAGCTGCAACACGCGGCTCACGTGCTTCCGAGGAATCCGACGATTCGGAGTTTTATGAATGGCCGGAGTCCGAAGAATACGTAGTGAGAGAGCCTGAAATGTACTATTACGAGGGGCCGGATTCGGGTTATTATGTCCAGCCGAGCCCTGGGGTCGTGGTTCCCCCGAGACGGCCATTTAGGCCGGGGGTCGGCGTGGAAGTCGGACCTCTCAGATTCGGAATTGCTCCGGCATTGCCAAGGCCGCTGCCGTAG
- a CDS encoding nitroreductase family protein, protein MEAILTRRSIRSYTSEPVSDEAVDQLLKAAMSAPTAASQPWHFIVIRDRSILESIPSFHAHAVMLRSAQVGIAVCGDTTWGELRDRWPLDCAAATENMLISANAMGLGAVWVGIYPVAERIEGLRRLLGIPEHVVPLCVVSLGYAREKKGPANRFREDRIHRDRW, encoded by the coding sequence ATGGAAGCCATTCTGACCCGGCGCAGTATCCGGAGTTACACATCCGAGCCTGTGTCCGACGAGGCGGTCGATCAGCTCTTGAAGGCAGCGATGAGTGCGCCCACCGCGGCAAGCCAGCCGTGGCACTTCATCGTCATTCGGGATAGGAGCATACTGGAAAGCATTCCTTCCTTCCATGCCCATGCCGTGATGCTGCGAAGCGCACAGGTGGGCATCGCTGTTTGCGGTGACACCACATGGGGAGAACTGAGAGATCGATGGCCTTTGGATTGTGCGGCTGCAACTGAGAATATGCTTATTTCGGCTAATGCAATGGGTTTGGGGGCCGTGTGGGTCGGGATCTATCCGGTAGCTGAAAGAATTGAAGGGCTACGAAGATTGCTGGGAATCCCGGAACATGTAGTTCCTCTATGCGTGGTTTCCTTGGGCTATGCGCGAGAGAAAAAGGGGCCTGCGAATCGCTTCAGGGAGGATCGAATACATCGTGATCGCTGGTAA